In bacterium, the sequence AAGCAAAATAACGGCAAACACAAACGCGGTTAACAACAAAACCATTAATAAATACATATATTTCAAATCATATTCAATAATAGGCTTTATGTCCCTTATATCCCCCTCATTAAAACCGTTATTGATATTATTAATTGTATTTATTAAAATAAGATTTATGAAGTATTTCATTTTCCAATTTCAGCGAAACCTTTTAGCCCTGCGTTTAAAAAATGATATTAAAGAATTTGTGTAAGAAACATCAGTTGCAATTTCTATAAAATCAATTTTCATCATTTTAAATAAACTGTTTCTTTTTGCCTGCGTTCTTAAAGATAATTCCGCGTATTCTTTAATATAATTTTCATCACTGCAGTCAATCAGCATCCTTTCTCCCGTTTCCGCGTCTTCCAAATCGATAAAACCAAAAGCCGGCAGGATAATTTCTCTCGGGTCACTAATGATTATTGCAATTACATCATGTTTTTTGTTTGTTACCCTCAGGAGTTTTTCGTATCCCTTTGTTAAAAAATCCGATACTAAGAATGTTACCGTTTTTCTTTTAATAACCTTATTTAAATATTCAAGAGCGGAATTAATATTAGTGGATTTTCCCTGCGGCCTGTAATATAAAATTTCTCTGATTACCCTTAAGACGTGCTGGCGGCCTTTTCTCGGCGGTATAAATATTTCTACCTTGTCAGTAAAAATTATAAGCCCGACCTTGTCATTGTTTTTAATTGCGGAAAATGCGAGAATGGCACATATTTCAGAGGCTAATTCCCCCTTCATTCTGTCCCTGGTACCAAAACTCTCCGATGCACTACCGTCCACCAAAAACATTACAGTCAATTCTCTTTCTTCAACAAATTGTTTAACAAACAGGTGGTTCAAGCGGGCGGTAACATTCCAATCGATTGTACGAATATCATCACCGGGCTGGTATTCCCTCACATCAGAAAATTCCATGCCCCGGCCTTTGAAAACACTGTGGTACTCGCCTGAAAACACATCATTAACCAGTTTTCCGGTACTGATTTCAATTTTTCTTATTTTTTTTATTATTTCTGCCGGGATCATCTGAATTACGGGACTTCAATGTTATCAAGAATCTGTTGAATAATATTTTCCGCTTTAATTTCCTCTGCCTCGGCCTCGTAAGTAAGAATGATTCTATGCCTCAGGACATCATAGGAAATCATTTTAACATCCTCAGGGGTAACATATCCCCTGCCTCGCAAAAATGCGTGCGCACGGCTTGCGATGTTAAGAAAAATAGTCGCTCTGGGAGAAGCTCCGAACGCTATAAGATTTTTTAATTTCAAGC encodes:
- a CDS encoding DUF58 domain-containing protein, which encodes MIPAEIIKKIRKIEISTGKLVNDVFSGEYHSVFKGRGMEFSDVREYQPGDDIRTIDWNVTARLNHLFVKQFVEERELTVMFLVDGSASESFGTRDRMKGELASEICAILAFSAIKNNDKVGLIIFTDKVEIFIPPRKGRQHVLRVIREILYYRPQGKSTNINSALEYLNKVIKRKTVTFLVSDFLTKGYEKLLRVTNKKHDVIAIIISDPREIILPAFGFIDLEDAETGERMLIDCSDENYIKEYAELSLRTQAKRNSLFKMMKIDFIEIATDVSYTNSLISFFKRRAKRFR